CACTGCTTCATCGCCTTTTTGGACCACAGGTGGGTATGCATGATGGTCTCGTCTTCATTTATATAGCCGATAAACGCTATCTCGCTCCCGGTCATTTTCAGGCACTCCTCCACAACAAAACCGGTAATCGTGTCCAGAGGGGTATCTGCCATCTGGTAAAGTTTCAGGAGTGCTTCCTGTCGTATGTCGGTGAGGAGGAGTTCTTGTTTTGCAAGCTTGTGCTCTCTTCTTAACTCCGCCTCCCTGAGTTCTCTTTGAATGGCAGGAACAAGGCGGGTGAGATTGTTTTTCATCACGTAATCATGGGCACCCGATACCATTGTTTCCACTGCAATCTCCTCGCCGATAGTGCCTGAAACAATGATAAAGGGGATATCCAGCCCTTTCTCTTTGTACAGCTTGAGCGCTTCAAGACCATTGAAATGAGGCATATTATAATCGGATATGACGATGTCCCATGTCTCTCTCTCAAGGGCCTCGTGCATGGCATCGGCGGTTCCCACCCGTTCATAGGTCAGCTTGTAACCGGCGCGTTCGAGTTGGTGGACAATAAGTAGTGTATCATCTTCAGAATCTTCAATAATCAGTGTCCGAAGTGAAATTCCCATGAAATACCTCTTTGTTAGCTGTCGGCTGTGTAGAATTAAGAAGTAAGAATAAGGGTGTATGCCAGTAAAAAGGGAACCAACGACTAACGTCCATCTGCCCCTGGTATACGGTCATTACCTTCTCAAAATACCTTTTCTCATTTCCCGAATATTTTTTTAACGTTTTCTTAAGACAGCCTGTCTGACCATAATACTTGGTGAGTATATACTTACCGGCCAGAATATTTTTCTCGGGGTTGAACAGC
This sequence is a window from Pseudomonadota bacterium. Protein-coding genes within it:
- a CDS encoding lytic transglycosylase domain-containing protein, giving the protein MRNVIIIYGILFIFLPALRAGTATYYNPINNALIKAIIKVESSGNPKAISREGAWGLMQVRHAVWEKELKKAGIIRHKQELFNPEKNILAGKYILTKYYGQTGCLKKTLKKYSGNEKRYFEKVMTVYQGQMDVSRWFPFYWHTPLFLLLNSTQPTANKEVFHGNFTSDTDY
- a CDS encoding response regulator, with translation MGISLRTLIIEDSEDDTLLIVHQLERAGYKLTYERVGTADAMHEALERETWDIVISDYNMPHFNGLEALKLYKEKGLDIPFIIVSGTIGEEIAVETMVSGAHDYVMKNNLTRLVPAIQRELREAELRREHKLAKQELLLTDIRQEALLKLYQMADTPLDTITGFVVEECLKMTGSEIAFIGYINEDETIMHTHLWSKKAMKQ